Proteins from a genomic interval of Streptomyces sp. Tu6071:
- a CDS encoding SDR family NAD(P)-dependent oxidoreductase, which produces MSTEAGQLAGKTALVTGGSTGIGFASAKRLAEEGAHVFVTGRREAALDEAVAAIGPARATAVVGDVSRAADVDRLYAAVRARGRGLDVVFANAGTGAFATLEETTGEHLDAIFGTNVRGTVLTVRGALPLLNDGASVILNSSVRADDGVPAFGAYAASKAALRSFARTWANELKGRGVRVNAVSPGTIDTPGLDAVAAGDADPAAVRARFAGATPLGRIGRPEEVADAVVFLASARSSFVLGANLYVDGGENQV; this is translated from the coding sequence ATGAGCACGGAAGCGGGACAGCTCGCGGGCAAGACCGCCCTGGTCACGGGCGGCAGCACGGGAATCGGCTTCGCGAGCGCCAAGCGGCTCGCGGAGGAGGGCGCGCACGTCTTCGTCACCGGGCGGCGCGAGGCCGCGCTCGACGAGGCCGTGGCGGCGATCGGGCCCGCGCGGGCCACGGCGGTGGTCGGCGACGTGTCCCGCGCCGCCGATGTCGACCGGCTCTACGCGGCGGTGCGCGCGCGGGGCCGGGGGCTCGACGTCGTCTTCGCGAACGCGGGCACGGGGGCGTTCGCGACGCTGGAGGAGACGACCGGGGAACACCTCGACGCGATCTTCGGCACCAACGTGCGCGGCACCGTGCTCACCGTGCGGGGCGCGCTCCCGCTCCTCAACGACGGGGCCTCGGTGATCCTCAACTCCTCGGTGCGGGCCGACGACGGCGTCCCGGCCTTCGGCGCGTACGCGGCGTCCAAGGCGGCTCTCCGCTCCTTCGCGCGGACGTGGGCCAACGAGCTGAAGGGGCGCGGCGTCCGCGTCAACGCCGTCTCGCCCGGCACGATCGACACGCCGGGCCTCGACGCGGTCGCCGCGGGGGACGCCGATCCGGCCGCGGTGCGGGCGCGGTTCGCCGGGGCGACGCCGCTCGGCCGGATCGGACGGCCCGAGGAGGTCGCGGACGCGGTCGTCTTCCTCGCCTCGGCGCGGAGCAGCTTCGTGCTCGGGGCGAACCTGTACGTGGACGGGGGCGAGAACCAGGTGTGA
- a CDS encoding LPXTG cell wall anchor domain-containing protein: MTRDVRERRLLRLWALWCGLLLVAAGGSVPAYGAQPRAAQNPLSVTYVARDCPAYSDIMANKARNNIQESLRDLGPDSNYTSSEAVSAAKEAAGTPLPPCEPLTNWTFTTGRGITGPTAATRNLSTVTGPVRQDITTTASTPELDAAGNPTGRTLQGAVTVRLTDAESAAVDANTLWAQGGTPAEPLNGKQEQYGFGALRCAQDSLNGDNVEHVSFPSGARHVFCYYYAVTPPPGAGTIKVVKHIDGAGQGDFRVDGNLSYADTNNDGVNDFVLSASTGKDASQTFVRGESDIDSDPWTFQEHLAPGSGWQLVGSPDCAARAAGGAPGRSEIRTDSAGRVEIGLVEGETVTCTYTNRRGGGEGLLQKETLGGTGTFDIDLDVPPGAPPVAVNPVTTTRPGVPETVARAQEVVTGTYTAVERKPAPDGRGTWELTSAVCDGEEMPITDAGDTWRVAHEVTAGENPHCLLTNTFTPGGALAIEKVTRGGTGTFGYGVTPHPAVTGPVDGAAQYKGEATTEAADTVTPAVREDGGPGPVADGLRVDDRLRYTVQEYLPPATDAGRWVLESVDCGVAQDGAFRPGSSSVEVRLTPEHPRPTCRFVNRYVAAGTVDVIKTTTDDEELRPEAARLVLNCADGTEDAVDVAPGASGGSIPRHSFDTATTCTVTEPRTGAAADAKVVTSASVMVDDGEQRPVGLGQPFAVRPGSRTVFRVANAFTGPSPSPSPSPSPSPSTSPPPSPGPSGELPHTGDDGSWLAPTAGLAFALLLGGGVLLRLAWVRRRRYE, translated from the coding sequence ATGACGAGGGACGTACGGGAGAGGCGCCTGCTCCGGCTGTGGGCCCTGTGGTGCGGGCTGCTGCTGGTGGCCGCCGGCGGGAGCGTTCCGGCGTACGGGGCGCAGCCGCGCGCGGCGCAGAACCCGCTGTCGGTCACGTACGTGGCACGGGACTGCCCGGCGTACAGCGACATCATGGCCAACAAGGCGCGCAACAACATCCAGGAGTCGTTGCGCGACCTCGGCCCGGACTCGAACTACACGAGCTCCGAGGCGGTCTCGGCGGCGAAGGAGGCGGCCGGTACCCCGCTCCCGCCCTGCGAGCCGCTCACCAACTGGACCTTCACCACCGGCAGGGGGATCACCGGTCCCACGGCGGCCACGCGGAACCTGAGCACGGTCACCGGCCCCGTCCGGCAGGACATCACGACCACCGCGAGCACCCCCGAGCTGGACGCGGCGGGCAACCCGACGGGCCGCACCCTTCAGGGCGCCGTCACCGTCCGGCTCACCGACGCCGAGAGCGCCGCGGTCGACGCCAACACCCTCTGGGCGCAGGGAGGTACGCCCGCCGAGCCGCTCAACGGCAAGCAGGAGCAGTACGGTTTCGGCGCGCTGCGCTGCGCGCAGGACTCCCTCAACGGCGACAACGTCGAGCACGTGTCCTTCCCGTCCGGCGCCCGGCACGTCTTCTGCTACTACTACGCGGTGACCCCACCGCCGGGCGCGGGCACGATCAAGGTCGTCAAGCACATCGACGGCGCGGGCCAGGGCGACTTCCGTGTGGACGGGAACCTCTCGTACGCCGACACCAACAACGACGGCGTCAACGACTTCGTCCTCTCCGCGTCGACCGGCAAGGACGCCTCGCAGACCTTCGTGCGCGGCGAGTCGGACATCGACAGCGATCCCTGGACCTTCCAGGAGCACCTGGCGCCCGGCAGCGGCTGGCAACTGGTCGGCAGCCCCGACTGCGCGGCCCGCGCGGCGGGCGGCGCTCCCGGTCGCAGCGAGATCAGGACCGATTCGGCGGGCAGGGTGGAGATCGGGCTCGTCGAGGGCGAGACGGTGACGTGCACGTACACCAACCGTCGCGGCGGCGGTGAGGGATTGCTCCAGAAGGAGACCCTCGGCGGGACGGGCACCTTCGACATCGACCTCGACGTCCCGCCGGGGGCGCCGCCCGTCGCGGTGAACCCGGTGACGACGACGCGGCCCGGCGTGCCCGAGACGGTGGCGCGGGCGCAGGAGGTCGTCACGGGCACGTACACGGCGGTCGAGCGCAAGCCCGCCCCGGACGGGCGCGGCACCTGGGAGCTGACGAGCGCGGTCTGCGACGGCGAGGAGATGCCGATCACGGACGCGGGCGACACCTGGCGGGTCGCGCACGAGGTCACGGCGGGCGAGAACCCGCACTGCCTGCTCACCAACACCTTCACCCCCGGTGGTGCCCTCGCGATCGAGAAGGTGACGCGGGGCGGTACGGGCACCTTCGGCTACGGCGTGACCCCGCACCCGGCCGTCACGGGGCCCGTGGACGGCGCCGCGCAGTACAAGGGTGAGGCGACGACGGAGGCGGCGGACACGGTCACCCCGGCGGTGCGCGAGGACGGCGGCCCCGGCCCCGTGGCGGACGGGCTGCGGGTGGACGACCGGCTGCGGTACACGGTGCAGGAGTACCTGCCCCCGGCGACGGACGCGGGCCGCTGGGTCCTGGAGTCGGTGGACTGCGGGGTGGCGCAGGACGGCGCGTTCCGGCCGGGCAGCTCCAGCGTGGAAGTGCGCCTGACGCCCGAACACCCCCGGCCGACCTGCCGTTTCGTCAACCGCTACGTGGCGGCGGGGACGGTCGACGTCATCAAGACGACGACCGACGACGAGGAGCTGCGCCCGGAGGCCGCGCGCCTCGTACTGAACTGTGCGGACGGTACGGAGGACGCCGTCGACGTCGCCCCGGGCGCGAGCGGCGGCAGCATCCCGCGGCACTCCTTCGACACGGCCACGACCTGCACGGTGACCGAGCCGCGCACGGGCGCGGCGGCGGACGCGAAGGTCGTGACGAGCGCGAGCGTGATGGTCGACGACGGGGAGCAGCGGCCGGTGGGCCTGGGGCAGCCCTTCGCGGTGCGGCCGGGGTCGCGGACGGTGTTCCGCGTGGCCAACGCCTTCACGGGCCCGTCGCCCTCGCCGTCCCCGTCCCCCTCGCCGTCCCCGAGCACCTCGCCGCCTCCGTCGCCGGGCCCCTCGGGAGAACTCCCGCACACGGGCGACGACGGGTCCTGGCTCGCCCCGACGGCCGGCCTCGCCTTCGCGTTGCTGCTCGGCGGCGGGGTGCTGCTGCGGTTGGCGTGGGTGCGGAGGCGGCGGTACGAGTGA
- a CDS encoding zinc-binding alcohol dehydrogenase family protein, whose amino-acid sequence MRAWSLVEPAPVESRPLRLVEKPVPSPAPAELLVHVRTCGVCRTDLHVAEGDLPPHKEHVTPGHEVVGDVAALGAEVSGFEVGERVGVAWLRSTDGTCRYCRRRAENLCPASRYTGWDADGGYAEYTTVPADFAYRLPTAVEDAALSPLLCAGIIGYRALLRTDLPEGGRLGLYGYGGSAHLCAQLARAQGARVHVLTRGEAAQALARELGAVSVGGAHDAPAEPLDGAILFAPVGDLVPTALRALDRGGVLAVAGIHLSDTPPLDYEHELFYEKELRSVTSNTRANGREFLRLAELYDVRSTVHPYPMSRAPEALADLKAGRFDGAAVLVNDLSE is encoded by the coding sequence ATGCGCGCCTGGTCGCTCGTCGAGCCCGCTCCCGTCGAGTCCCGTCCGCTGCGGCTCGTCGAGAAGCCCGTTCCCAGCCCCGCCCCCGCCGAACTCCTCGTGCATGTCCGCACGTGCGGGGTCTGCCGCACCGATCTGCACGTCGCCGAGGGGGATCTTCCGCCGCACAAGGAGCACGTCACCCCTGGCCACGAGGTCGTCGGGGACGTCGCCGCGCTCGGGGCGGAGGTCTCGGGCTTCGAGGTCGGCGAGCGCGTCGGGGTCGCCTGGCTGCGCTCCACGGACGGTACGTGCCGCTACTGCCGTCGCCGGGCGGAGAACCTGTGCCCGGCCTCCCGGTACACCGGCTGGGACGCGGACGGCGGTTACGCCGAGTACACGACCGTGCCCGCCGACTTCGCGTACCGCCTGCCCACCGCCGTCGAGGACGCCGCGCTCTCGCCGCTCCTGTGCGCCGGCATCATCGGCTACCGCGCGCTGCTGCGCACGGACCTGCCCGAGGGCGGGCGCCTCGGGCTGTACGGGTACGGGGGCAGCGCCCACCTGTGCGCCCAGCTCGCCCGTGCCCAGGGCGCCCGCGTCCACGTCCTCACGCGCGGCGAGGCCGCGCAGGCGCTCGCGCGGGAACTCGGCGCCGTGTCGGTCGGCGGCGCCCACGACGCCCCCGCCGAACCGCTGGACGGCGCGATCCTCTTCGCCCCGGTCGGCGACCTCGTCCCCACGGCGCTCCGCGCCCTCGACCGCGGCGGCGTCCTCGCCGTCGCGGGCATCCACCTCAGCGACACGCCACCGCTCGACTACGAGCACGAGCTGTTCTACGAGAAGGAGTTGCGCAGCGTCACCTCCAACACCCGTGCCAACGGGCGGGAGTTCCTGCGCCTCGCCGAGCTGTACGACGTGCGCTCGACCGTCCACCCGTACCCCATGTCCCGCGCCCCCGAAGCCCTCGCCGACCTCAAGGCGGGCCGCTTCGACGGGGCGGCGGTGCTGGTCAACGACCTTAGTGAGTAG
- a CDS encoding TetR/AcrR family transcriptional regulator, which translates to MEKTRAKAPLGRPRGFDAEEALERAMRVFWEKGYEGAGLSDLTEAMGITRTSMYAAFGNKEALFRKALERYTRGPASYAARAVGETTAREVAEAFLAGAVGATTSPGRPAGCLGVQGALATGEPGRPAREALAAWREDGVTLLRDRFRQAAGAGDLPPTADPGTLARYLMTVANGIAVQAAGGAGREALEEVAELAMRAWPS; encoded by the coding sequence ATGGAGAAGACGCGAGCGAAGGCCCCTCTCGGCCGCCCCCGGGGCTTCGACGCCGAGGAGGCGCTCGAACGCGCCATGCGGGTCTTCTGGGAGAAGGGCTACGAGGGCGCGGGCCTCAGCGACCTCACCGAGGCGATGGGTATCACCCGCACGAGCATGTACGCGGCCTTCGGCAACAAGGAGGCGCTGTTCCGCAAGGCCCTGGAGCGCTACACGCGGGGCCCGGCCTCGTACGCGGCGCGCGCCGTGGGTGAGACGACGGCGCGGGAGGTCGCCGAGGCGTTCCTCGCCGGGGCGGTGGGGGCCACGACGAGCCCCGGCCGCCCGGCGGGCTGCCTCGGCGTGCAGGGCGCCCTGGCCACGGGCGAGCCCGGCCGCCCGGCCCGCGAGGCCCTGGCCGCGTGGCGCGAGGACGGCGTGACTCTCCTCCGCGACCGCTTCCGGCAGGCGGCCGGGGCGGGCGACCTGCCGCCCACGGCCGACCCCGGGACTCTCGCCCGCTACCTCATGACCGTGGCGAACGGCATCGCGGTGCAGGCGGCGGGAGGCGCGGGCCGGGAGGCCCTGGAAGAGGTGGCGGAGCTGGCCATGAGGGCATGGCCGTCGTAG
- a CDS encoding alpha/beta fold hydrolase translates to MTSPQLTPPPIALAHDDDGPAPGGPLPLVLLHGTPFDRTLWTPLRERLAPRRRVLVPDLRGYGESDVTPGTVEFATFAADLALLLDARGIGDFVLGGLSMGGQIAMECVRRFGTRVRGLLLVGTTPEAESPEGVRARVELAARLEREGMAPYTAEALPRMTATPPESPVTAHVRRMMHGTPPAGAAAALRGRARRPDYRQALSRFTGPALVVVGEQDTYTPVPTARALARLLPHARLEIVPGTAHLPPLEAPERFGGLVSDWLDAEVRAGAGAR, encoded by the coding sequence ATGACATCCCCGCAGCTCACGCCGCCCCCCATCGCCCTCGCCCACGACGACGACGGCCCCGCCCCCGGCGGCCCGCTCCCCCTCGTCCTCCTCCACGGCACCCCCTTCGACCGCACCCTCTGGACCCCGCTGCGCGAACGCCTCGCGCCGCGCCGCCGCGTCCTCGTACCCGACCTGCGCGGCTACGGCGAGAGCGACGTCACCCCGGGGACGGTCGAGTTCGCGACCTTCGCGGCCGACCTCGCCCTGCTGCTCGACGCGCGCGGGATCGGGGACTTCGTGCTCGGCGGGCTGTCGATGGGGGGTCAGATCGCGATGGAGTGCGTACGGCGATTCGGGACGCGGGTGCGGGGGTTGCTGCTCGTGGGGACGACCCCGGAGGCGGAGTCGCCGGAGGGCGTACGGGCCCGGGTGGAGCTGGCGGCGCGGCTCGAACGGGAGGGCATGGCCCCGTACACGGCCGAGGCGCTCCCCAGGATGACCGCGACCCCGCCCGAGTCCCCCGTCACGGCGCATGTGCGCCGCATGATGCACGGCACACCGCCCGCCGGAGCAGCCGCCGCCCTGCGCGGCCGGGCCCGGCGTCCCGACTACCGCCAGGCACTGAGCCGGTTCACCGGCCCCGCGCTGGTCGTGGTGGGCGAACAGGACACGTACACCCCGGTCCCCACCGCGCGGGCCCTCGCCCGCCTCCTCCCGCACGCCCGCCTGGAGATCGTCCCGGGCACGGCCCACCTCCCCCCGCTGGAGGCCCCGGAACGCTTCGGCGGGCTGGTCTCGGACTGGCTGGACGCGGAGGTGCGTGCGGGGGCGGGGGCGCGCTGA
- a CDS encoding PLP-dependent aminotransferase family protein: MDEYLRHAHVLASRILSGRLRPGDRLPPQRVYARERGIAASTAARVYGELRRRGLVVGEVGRGTYVRAAPPGAGAAALTAAPPGAAPADLELTYPATPGQPAALAASLAPLLRPDVLARATAPVSPRGTRAAREAAARLFGAAGDPERVLFAGNGRQALAAAFTCAVPRGGRIGVEALTYPLLKGMAERLGRVLVPLPLDEHGIVPAALAAERPDALSFQPTLHNPTGRTTPPERRAELADVAARLRIPVVEDRVWSFLADPDAERVFAALAPERTYVVESLSKRVAPGLTVGVLLVPEGRAEWAENALREGSWAAGGFAVEAAARVLADGTAARLAAGKRADAARRQAVAAEELPRTEAHTSSYFTWWHLPAPWRAEPFTAAARASGIAVTTGPTFAIPPYTSPHTLRLGLAALPLPALRTTLRTLATLAAAPP; encoded by the coding sequence ATGGACGAGTACCTGCGCCACGCCCACGTCCTCGCGAGCCGCATCCTCTCCGGCCGCCTCCGCCCCGGCGACCGCCTCCCGCCGCAGCGCGTCTACGCGCGGGAGCGGGGCATCGCCGCCTCCACCGCCGCCCGCGTGTACGGGGAGCTGCGGCGGCGCGGGCTCGTCGTGGGCGAGGTCGGGCGCGGGACGTACGTACGGGCCGCGCCGCCCGGTGCCGGAGCCGCCGCGCTCACCGCCGCGCCGCCCGGGGCCGCCCCCGCCGACCTCGAACTCACCTATCCCGCGACTCCCGGCCAGCCCGCGGCACTTGCCGCCTCGCTCGCCCCGCTCCTGCGCCCCGACGTACTCGCCCGCGCGACGGCGCCCGTCTCGCCGCGCGGGACGCGGGCCGCGCGCGAGGCGGCTGCCCGGCTCTTCGGCGCGGCAGGGGACCCGGAGCGCGTGCTGTTCGCGGGGAACGGGCGGCAGGCGCTCGCTGCCGCGTTCACGTGCGCCGTCCCGCGCGGCGGCAGGATCGGCGTCGAGGCGCTCACGTATCCGCTGCTCAAGGGGATGGCGGAGCGGCTCGGGCGGGTCCTCGTCCCGCTGCCGCTCGACGAGCACGGGATCGTGCCCGCCGCCCTCGCCGCCGAGCGGCCCGACGCGCTCTCTTTCCAGCCGACCCTGCACAACCCCACGGGCCGCACCACGCCACCGGAGCGGCGGGCCGAACTCGCGGACGTGGCGGCGCGGTTGCGTATCCCCGTCGTCGAGGACCGGGTGTGGTCCTTCCTCGCCGATCCGGATGCGGAGCGGGTGTTCGCCGCGCTCGCGCCGGAGCGCACGTACGTCGTCGAGAGCCTGTCCAAGCGGGTCGCTCCGGGGCTCACGGTGGGCGTGCTGCTCGTCCCCGAGGGCCGGGCCGAGTGGGCCGAGAACGCGCTGCGGGAGGGGAGCTGGGCGGCGGGCGGCTTCGCCGTGGAGGCGGCGGCGCGGGTCCTCGCGGACGGTACGGCGGCCCGGCTCGCGGCGGGCAAACGAGCGGACGCGGCCCGGCGCCAAGCCGTCGCCGCCGAGGAACTGCCCCGCACCGAGGCGCACACCAGCAGCTACTTCACCTGGTGGCACCTCCCCGCCCCCTGGCGCGCCGAGCCCTTCACCGCCGCCGCCCGCGCCTCCGGCATCGCCGTCACCACCGGCCCCACCTTCGCGATCCCCCCGTACACCTCCCCCCACACCCTCCGCCTCGGACTCGCGGCCCTCCCCCTCCCCGCCCTCCGCACCACCCTCCGCACCCTCGCGACCCTGGCCGCGGCGCCGCCCTGA